In one window of Episyrphus balteatus chromosome 3, idEpiBalt1.1, whole genome shotgun sequence DNA:
- the LOC129914170 gene encoding V-type proton ATPase 116 kDa subunit a 1-like: MGDMFRSEEMALCQMFIQPEAAYTSVSELGETGCVQFRDLNNGVNAFQRKFVTEVRRCDELERKIRYIETEIKKDGIVLADIIDDIPRAPNPREIIDLEAHLEKTENEILELAQNEVNLKSNYLELTELRQVLENTQGFFSDQEVLNLDSMRTNLPTDEHTVNQNRGRLGFVAGVINRERVFGFERMLWRISRGNVFLKRSDLDEPLKDPATGHPIYKTVFVAFFQGEQLKNRIKKVCTGFHASMYPCPSSHTEREDMVKGVRTRLEDLKLVLSQTEDHRSRVLATVSKNLPTWSIMVKKMKAIYHTLNLFNMDVTKKCLIGECWVPTQDLPVVQKALSDGSAAVGSTIPSFLNVIDTNEAPPTYNRTNKFTRGFQNLIDAYGVATYREANPALYTIITFPFLFAVMFGDLGHGFILLLFGAWMCIWERKLSRVRAGEIWTIFFGGRYIILLMGMFSMYTGFMYNDVFSKSFNLFGTTWSVNYNTSTAMSNNHLQLNPTDSVEGVYPIGLDPIWQLAENKIIFLNTYKMKLSIIFGVIHMFFGVCMSVVNFNHFQKRVSIFLEFLPQVLFLTLLFGYMCFMMFFKWVKYSAKADITADKPGCAPSVLIMFINMMLFKSSEPLEHCDEYMFESQHQVQLIFISVGLVCIPWMLLGKPIYVKLTRKNQGHVKHNGDVNQGMELTPETDSPLPLGSEGHEGGHNEEEEPMSEIFIHQAIHTIEYVLSTISHTASYLRLWALSLAHAQLSEVLWSMVLSLGLQSSSYSGSIMLYFIFGAWTLFTLAILVMMEGLSAFLHTLRLHWVEFMSKFYSGLGYAFQPFSFKLILEAEEEE, encoded by the exons ATGGGGGACATGTTCCGCAGCGAAGAGATGGCATTATGCCAAATGTTTATACAGCCAGAGGCGGCATACACATCTGTGTCGGAGCTGGGAGAAACTGGATGCGTTCAATTTCGTGAT TTAAATAATGGCGTCAATGCATTCCAACGTAAATTCGTCACCGAAGTTCGTCGTTGTGATGAACTCGAGCGAAAAATTCGCTACATCGAGACCGAAATTAAAAAAGATGGCATCGTTCTAGCCGATATCATTGATGACATCCCTAGGGCACCAAATCCAAGAGAAATCATCGATTTAGAAGCTCATTTGGAGAAAACCGAAAATGAAATTCTCGAATTGGCACAAAACGAAGTAAATCTCAAGTCCAATTACTTGGAATTGACCGAATTACGTCAAGTACTAGAAAACACTCAAGGTTTTTTCTCCGATCAAGAGGTGCTAAATTTAGACTCTATGCGCACTAATTTACCTACCGACGAACACACAGTCAACCAAAATCGTGGTCGTTTAGGTTTCGTTGCTGGTGTAATTAATCGTGAAagagtttttggttttgaacGTATGTTATGGCGTATTTCACGTGGTAATGTTTTTCTAAAACGTTCCGATTTGGATGAGCCTTTGAAAGATCCAGCTACAGGTCATCCAATTTATAAGACCGTTTTTGTAGCATTCTTCCAAGGTGAACAGCTAAAGAATCGCATCAAAAAAGTATGCACTGGTTTTCATGCTTCAATGTATCCATGCCCAAGTTCCCATACAGAACGTGAAGATATGGTCAAGGGAGTTCGTACTCGGTTAGAAGACTTAAAACTGGTTTTAAGTCAAACCGAAGATCATCGTAGCAGGGTTTTAGCTACCGTTTCTAAGAACCTACCAACTTGGAGTATCATGGTGAAGAAAATGAAAGCAATCTATCATACTCTAAACTTATTCAACATGGATGTCACTAAAAAATGCTTGATCGGAGAATGCTGGGTCCCAACTCAAGACCTCCCAGTCGTCCAAAAAGCTTTATCCGATGGTTCAGCAGCTGTAGGAAGTACAATCCCATCATTTTTGAATGTTATCGATACCAACGAAGCCCCACCGACCTACAATCGCACCAACAAGTTCACCCGAGGCTTCCAAAATCTAATTGATGCCTATGGTGTAGCTACTTACCGCGAAGCCAATCCAGCTTTGTACACCATCATCACTTTCCCATTCTTATTCGCTGTCATGTTCGGTGATTTGGGTCACGGTTTTATATTGCTTCTATTCGGCGCCTGGATGTGCATCTGGGAAAGGAAATTATCCCGAGTTAGAGCTGGAGAAATCTGGACAATCTTCTTTGGTGGTCGCTATATCATTTTGCTTATGGGAATGTTCTCCATGTACACTGGATTTATGTACAATGATGTCTTCTCCAAGTCTTTCAATCTTTTTGGCACAACTTGGAGCGTTAATTATAACACTTCCACAGCCATGTCCAATAATCATTTGCAACTTAATCCAACCGATTCTGTTGAAGGTGTCTATCCAATTGGACTGGATCCAATTTGGCAGCTGGCAGAGAATAAGATTATCTTTTTGAATACCTACAAGATGAAGCTTTCAATTATATTCGGTGTGATTCACATGTTCTTTGGAGTTTGCATGAGTGTGGTTAACTTTAATCATTTCCAAAAGCGTGTTAGCATCTTTTTGGAATTCCTGCCACAAGTTTTGTTCTTGACTCTTTTGTTCGGTTACATGTGCTTCATGATGTTCTTTAAATGGGTTAAGTATTCAGCCAAGGCTGATATTACAGCTGACAAACCGGGATGTGCTCCATCTGTGCTGATTATGTTTATCAACATGATGCTTTTCAAATCTTCGGAACCCTTGGAACATTGCGATGAATATATGTTTGAATCTCAACATCAAGTTCAACTTATATTCATTAGTGTCGGTTTGGTTTGTATTCCATGGATGTTGTTGGGCAAACCGATTTATGTGAAGCTAACAAGGAAAAATCAAGGACATGTCAAGCATAATGGCGATGTTAATCAAGGAATGGAATTAACTCCCGAAACTGATAGTCCTCTTCCATTGGGATCGGAGGGACATGAAGGTGGACATAATGAAGAGGAGGAACCGATGAGTGAAATCTTTATTCATCAGGCTATTCACACTATTGAATATGTTCTTAGTACTATTTCACATACTGCTTCTTATTTGCGTCTTTGGGCTTTGTCTCTTGCTCATGCTC aattatcTGAAGTACTTTGGAGTATGGTGCTATCGTTGGGCTTGCAAAGTAGTTCTTACAGTGGAAGTATTATGTTGTATTTCATTTTTGGTGCATGGACATTGTTTACTTTGGCAATTTTGGTTATGATGGAAGGTTTGTCAGCTTTCTTGCATACTCTTCGTTTGCATtg GGTCGAATTCATGAGCAAGTTTTATTCTGGTCTTGGTTATGCCTTCCAGCCATTCAGCTTTAAATTGATTTTGGAAgctgaagaagaagaataa